The proteins below come from a single Carassius auratus strain Wakin unplaced genomic scaffold, ASM336829v1 scaf_tig00019894, whole genome shotgun sequence genomic window:
- the LOC113076332 gene encoding pro-opiomelanocortin-1-like has translation MRAGDSKKSQKRRFRTMEIIYKFRKMLCPSWLLAAAVLCFHSPYVDGHCLDLIDCMGLKTNEQKLQCIRQCRPAQESSNDRRLSSSEQQNSEEEVEEESLSLGLLLSALSPDSTELRDATGEAPHNDERRSYSMEHFRWGKPMGRKRRPVKVFTSGALEEEPEESEESVRVERGQNGMLDVQQRNNAKSKGKYRMTHFRWNAPPDKRDGGFMRPYSDQSHKPLLMLIRNVFVKDAQQFRD, from the exons ATGCTCTGTCCTTCCTGGCTTTTGGCTGCAGCAGTCTTGTGTTTTCACAGTCCGTATGTCGACGGCCACTGCTTGGATCTGATAGACTGCATGGGCCTTAAAACTAATGAACAAAAACTG CAGTGTATCAGGCAGTGCAGACCAGCACAAGAATCCTCCAATGACAGGAGactttcttcatctgaacagcaGAACAGTGAAGAAGAGGTTGAGGAAGAGAGCCTGAGTTTGGGTTTGCTCTTATCGGCTCTGTCTCCTGATTCAACGGAGCTCAGAGACGCTACTGGAGAAGCCCCTCACAACGACGAGAGGAGGTCTTACTCCATGGAGCACTTCCGCTGGGGCAAACCCATGGGCCGCAAACGCCGACCCGTCAAAGTGTTCACCAGCGGCGCCCTGGAGGAGGAGCCCGAGGAGTCGGAGGAAAGCGTCCGCGTGGAGCGAGGGCAGAACGGCATGCTGGACGTCCAGCAGAGGAACAATGCAAAGAGCAAAGGAAAGTATCGCATGACCCATTTCCGCTGGAACGCCCCACCTGACAAGCGCGACGGAGGCTTCATGAGGCCGTATTCGGATCAATCCCATAAGCCCCTGCTCATGCTCATACGAAACGTCTTTGTTAAAGACGCACAGCAGTTCAGAGATTAA